The window CGTCTTCACTCCTTCCCGAATCTTAAAAAGGTTGGGAAGCTAGGACTCGCCACCAAAGACGGCCTTCAGGAGGGTCGGGGTTATCAGCGTGCTCAGGAATATCATCAGGACTATCACAACGTAGGCGTCAGCCCCAACAATGCCCTCCTTCAGCGCTATGGCGAGCATGGCAAGCTCTACACCCATCCTCGGTATCATGCCGACGCCTATTCTCAGGGCTGACTTTGAGCCTAGGCCAGCTATCAACGCCCCAAGACCGCAACCTATGACCTTGCTGAGTATTGCGACGACGCTGAAGAGAAGCGCAAAGAGCCCAACTGATGAGAGGCCCTTCAGCGGGATATTCATGCCAACGTCTACGAAGAAGAGCGGGACGAAGAGGGAATGTGCAATCACCCTCGTGTGCTCGAATATCGGCTTCCTGAACTCCGTCTCGCTGAGTGCAAGGCCAAAGAGATAAGCCCCGAGGATAGATGCCAGGTTCATGTGCTCCGCTAAGTAAGCAAAGGCAAAGAGCGAGGCCATCGAGAGGGTAACCGTCGAGTCCGCGAAGCCTATCCTGACGACCTTTCTCAGGAGGTAGTCCATAATTCCGGGAACCGCGTAGACCATTAGGACAAGGAAGAGGAGAACCATCAGGAGTATCTCGGCTATTCCCACGGCCTTCACACCACCCTCCCCAAGGGCTGAGATAACGATGGTGAGGACGATGATGCCGAGTATGTCGTCCACTATCGCGGCGGTGAGTATCGTGTTGCCTTCAACCGTCTTTAGTTTATCCAGCTCCATGAGGACTCTAACGGTCAAACTAACGCTCGTTGGAGTTGTTAAAGCGCCGTACAGAAGGGCCTGCTGAAAGCCCTTGAAGGGGTACGCTATTCCAAAGCCCATCAAAAAAGCCACGAGGACGCCTATTCCGGCAACGGATAGACCAGCTTTCCCGGCCTCCTTGAGCTCATCGATACTGCTCTCCAGACCGGCCAGAAAGAGGAGCATGAGAACGCCTATCATTGAGATGTCCTTAACCTCCTCCGTCGGGGGCATGGCTATTCCGAGGAGTATTCCCCCGACTATCTGGCCGAGAACCACGGGCTGGTTTATTCTGGCAAAGATCCAGCCGAAGACCTCGGCAACGGCAAGCATGGCAGCTATGTAGAGTATCAACTCGGGCTCCACGACCATCACCGTGAGAATACCCTGAGGAGTCTTATGACGCTCTGGGCCGAGAAGGTTCCAACGACCTTCTTCTTCTCGACCACAGGGAACTGTCTCACTCCAGTTTCGAGCATCATTCCTAGAGCGTAGCCGAGGGTGTCCTTGGGCGACAGAGTTATCGGCCTCGGGTTCATTATCTCCTTTACCGGCCTGTCCCAGTCGAAATGGGCCTCCTTGAGGGCGTCCATACCCACGAGAACGTAATCCGTGGGCGGAACTATGAGGTTGATTATCTCGTCGACCGAGATGAAGCCGAGAAGCTTTCCGGCCTCGTCGGTAACGACGGCGCAGGTTCTGTGTTCGAGCCCCTTGATGAGGTCCTCAATCCTGTCATCGGGCGAAAGCCTGAGGAACTTCTCGTCCATAACGAGCTTCAGGGGCATCTTGGAGAGCTTGACGATGTTGAGCTTCGGCTTCTCCTCGTTCTCGCTGGCCACTCCTAACACCTCCGATTAGCCTGAATTAGGATTCAAAGTTTAAAACTTTTAGGGAGCCCATAAAAGGTTAGGTCATGTTAGTTCCCAAAAACTATCCAACGGTACTTAGATAAGCCCAGCCTCCCCAGAGTTGAGCTATTTCCACTAGCTGGGCTCTTTTCACTTATCCGGAGCGCTATGCTGAGAGAAAGGAAAAAAAGAACTGAAGAAAGAGCTAGAGGAGCTTAAGAACCAAGACGATGCGTACTGAGGAAGTTTTCCAAAAACTATTTAATTTCCAAAATCCTAATATCTACCATGACAGTGGAAGTCGTAAGACTCGATGATAATGGCAGACTCTATCTTCCGGCCAGCATCAGAAAGAAGCTTCGCTCCAGGGAATTCTACATCGAAGAGAGAAACGGGGAGATAGTCCTCGTTCCAGTAAGGAAGAAGATAGAAAAGTACTGGGGTATTTTCAAGGGCGAGAACCTGACCGCTGAGGAGATAGACAGGATAGCTGAGGAGGAAACCGAAAAGCTCCTGAGGGATGAGCTTTGAAGGTTTATGCAGACGTCAATGTGATCTACTATATCCTGACCGCAAACGAAGAGTTCGGAATTAGAGCTAAGGAGCTTGTTGAGGAGTACTACGGCCGGATGATTACATCTGCACTAACGGTCTGGCAGCTCCACGTCCTCCTCCGAAGAAAAGGTAATAACAGACCAGAGCTGACTAACATACTCTCTGAGCTGGGGATAAAAATCGTTCCCTTAACTCCAGAGATTCTGTCCGAAGCGGAGAAGTGCGGGCGACTTGACTTTGACGATGCCATCCACTATGCTACGATGAAAGCCCACAGGATAGACGTAATACTCTCAAACGACCGTGATTTTGACAAAATTAAGGAGATAAAAAGGGTCTTTTAGCTCACTCCCCCTTCTCCTCTGGGGACTTCGACGTTTCCTCATTGGCCTTTGTAATCCTCCGCCTGTACTCCTCGTACTTCCTCCTAGCTTCTTCGGCCTTCTCCTTCTCGCCGAGGTATTCGTAGGCTTCAGCCACGTGCTTCCACCACATCGGGTCTTCTTCAGCCTCTTTCAGGCAGTATTCGAGGAACTTCTGGTAGGCCTCCCTAGCGAGCTCCTCCATTCCAAGTTTGCGCGCTATGTTGCCGACGTCCTCCCAGAATACGCCTTCCTCTTCGGCTTCTTTCTGATAGTACTCAAGGGCCTTCAGCCAGGCCTCCCTCGCCTTCTCCTCGTTGCCTAACTCCTCGTAGAGCTTCGCCACGTCCTCCCAGAACCAGGGCTCTTCCTCGGCGTAGCGCTCCAAAGCCTTAGCTGCCCTCTCCATGTTTCCAGCCTTCTTCCAGTACTCGTGGGCCTCCTTGAGGTAGTAGGTGTCCTTCTCCTTCTCGTAAAGCTGCTCGTAGATTTCGGCTGCCTTCTCGTACTGGCCAGCCTTCTCGTAGGCCCACGCCGCGCTCTCAAGCCAGCCGAGCTTGAGGTACATCTCAGCCGCTTTCAGGTAGTTTCCGGCCTTCTCGTACTTCCTCGCTGCCTGCTTGTATTTCCCGGCTTTTTCGAGGCTTTCGGCGCTCTTGAAGCGGTCAACAAGGCCAAGGTCAGGCTCGCTGATGTACCAGATTCCGAAGGCGACCACTGCAATGAAGAAGACTATAATCCCTGCAACGACGTTGAGCTTCTGCCACGTGGCGCTGAGATAGAGGCCGTAGGCGCTTATTGCTGTGAAAATCGCCAGTAAAGTCCCATACTTCCAGCTCTCGGCGTAGAGGGTTAATGCCGTGAAGAAGCCGAGCATCAGGGTAACACCAAGGAACCCGAGGACGAGGATGACCTGGAGTAAAAGCCTCCATCCACCGTACCAGACTATACCCGCCGCTATGGCAAGAAGCACGATTATGAAACCTATAATGTAAGCCTTCAGTCTGTCCATTTCTTCACCCCCTCGACCTTTAGCAGGAACCTCTTCTCCTCGACTCCAGAGCTGTAGTTCCCTATGCCGTCCCTCGAAACAACTCGGTGGCACGGCACGACTATCGGATAAGGGTTCCTCCTCATCGCGCCCCCAATGGCCCTCGGGGACGTTCCAAGGGCCTTCGCAAGCGCACCATAGGTTATAACGGAACCTCTTTTAACGTTTTTCGTGAGCCACTCGTAAACGCGCCTCTCGAAGGGTGTAACGCCCTCGAAGGAGAGCTCCCCCAGCAGGTCGGCGTTTTCAAGCTCCCCGACGAGGACGCGGTAGACCATTTCAGGATAAAGGCTAGGCCTCACGTCCAGAGAGACTTCAACACCTCGCCTTTTGAGGAATTCCTCCCGTTCTCTTACCCTATCAAACAGAGTTTTCCTGTCGAAGGCAAAGCTTATCCCCTGAATCCTCCCCGAGAAAATTACCCCAATCCATACATCCCTGTCGAGAACCCTAAAGCGCTCAACGCTCAGCATCTTCGCATTCCTCCAGTTTAAGTCTGGCCCTCCTCAGGGGGCCAATAAGGGTGTGGACTTCCCTTCCGTACAGAACGGCCCTGCCAACGAAACGCCTGAAGACCTTGACGAAGACCTCCCTCCGCTCGGAATCCTTGGGGTAGTCCATGACCTCAAGGAGTTCCGCCCATGTCTTCACCAGATGCTCCTTCTCCTCCCTTGCTGCGGGTTTCAGTGCCTCAACCGCTGGCTCGGGCCTTTCCTTGGAGAGCTCGTAGAGGATTACCGCAACGGCTTGAGCTAAGTTCATAACTGGATAAGCCTCGCTTGTTGGTATCGTAACTGTGAAGTCGAGCCTTTCCAGTTCCTCGTTCTTCAGCCCGATGCTCTCCCGGCCAAAGAAGAGGCCAACGCTTCCAGAGTAGCCTTTCAGCGTCTCCCTCAGCTCCCAGGGCATCACCGGGGCCCTGGCTGGAATGTAGCCCCTTCCGGGCTTTCCCGTGGTGCCAACGGCCAGATCAAAGAGCTCCAGGGCCTCTTCGAAGCCTTCAAGGACGAGGGCCCTTTCGAGGACGTCGGTGGCGTGGACGGCGTAGCTGTAGCTCTCATCCGTCAGGTTCGGATTGATTAAGACTAGCCTTGAGAAGCCGAAGTTCTTCATGGTTCTCGCTACCATGCCTATGTTCGCCGGCCCCTCGGGCTCAACGAGAACAACTGAGAGGTTCATACGAAAGGATTTTAGGGGTGGCGATTAAAGGGTTTCCGGTGGAAGGATAAGGAGGGTGGAGCTCATACCGCTAACGTTGGGAGTCATAGCCCTCGCATACCCCCTGATGAGAATGCCGGTGAATAGGGTCATATACCTCCTCCCCTACGCCATCCTTACCCTGTTCTCGCTCAGGAGAAAGGCGCTCTTCTACGGCTCATCCTCCCTCGCCAGCTGGTCTTTCCTTGAGTGGGTTCTTACGGGGGATTACATGGCCTTGGTCGGGCTCGTCATGGCGCTGATTGCAATGCCACTGAGCTTCGGAAGCCAGAGGGTGAGGATGTGGGAGCGGGCCCTAAACCTCGTTCTGGCCGGGGTTATTGCTTACTTTTTCTCCCGAAAGCCTCGCCCTTTAGGGAGGGGATGCAGTAAACCACCCAACAGCCATTAAACCGTCGAAACCCTTTTAAGTTTCTGCAACTTAATAAGGCCTCGGAGAGGCCACTCAAGAGCAACCCGATGGGACGAGGGGTTTCACGTTACCACTCTGTCTTGGAGTGGTTTGACGCCGGAAGGCGTCTTAGAAAGACTGCCCATTGAGGCAGTCTGAGACTGATGAGTGGCCTTAAGCAATAACCCCAATCCGCTCTGCGGTAGGGGTAATGGGCACGAGACCGTGCCCTCGGGCTGAACCGAAACTGGCAACGGGAGTAGGATATGAGTGCCCGTAAACCTCTCCGAGCTTGGCGAGGGGTTAACTCGTTGGAACCCTCGCCGTTCACGGCGGGGAGGAGGTCAGATCTCCATTCCCTTCACCCCCTTGAGTTTAGGCTTATGGGGGTTCTGACGACGATTGCGATGCTCTCCGGCGACAGGGGAGTCTCCAGCGGTGGGGTTCTCATGGGTTCCGCTCTCCTTACGGGGATACCTTTGGCTTACATCAGCGACATAGAACCTACCATATTCTTCTCAGCCTCCGGCCTGCTACTTGTTTACTCCCTCCACCATCTTAGGAAGCTGCTGAGGTGATAGCGTGAAGGTTTACGTGCTCGGCGCTGGCTCGATAGGTTCCCTTTTCGGTGCCCTTCTCGCCAGAGCGGGTCACGACGTGACTCTGATTGGCAGGGAAGAGCACGTAAAGGCCGTGAGGGAGAGGGGACTAAAGATAACCGGCGTTGAGGAGTTCACGGTTTACCCCAAGGCTGAGATCTACGCCCCGGAGGAACCGCCCGATCTGCTCCTCCTCACCGTCAAGTCCTACTCGACAAAGACGGCCCTTGAATGCGCCAGGCACTGCATAGGAGAGAACACTTGGATACTCAGTTTACAGAACGGCCTCGGGAACGAGGAGCTTGCACTCAAGGTCACCGACAAGGTTATCGGCGGGGTGACGACGAACGGGGCCATGCTCACCGAGTGGGGAAAGGTTAGATGGACGGGAAGGGGAATAACGGTGATAGGGAAGTATCCGAAGGGGAAGCACAAGTTCGTTGAAAAAGTTGCAGAGACCTTCAGAAACGCCGGATTGGAGACAAAGCTTACCGAGAACGTTCTCGGGTGGAAGTGGGCAAAGGCCATAGTCAACTCCGTCATAAACGGTCTTGGAACCGTTTTAGAAGTCAAAAACGGCCTTCTCAGGGAAATCCCGGAACTTGAGGGGATATCCGTTGAGGTCGCGCGGGAGGGATGCATCGTCGCCCAGCAACTTGGAGTGGAGTTCGAGGTTCACCCCCTTGAGCTCCTCTGGGACACCATCGAGAGAACCCGGGAGAACTACAACTCAACTCTCCAGGACATAATGCGCGGGAAAAAGAGTGAGGTTGACTACATAAACGGCAAGATAGTTGAATACGCCTCCTCAATTGGTTTGGAGGCCCCGAGGAACGAGCTCCTATGGGTTCTCATAAAGGCGAAGGAAAAGCTAAATAGGGGTTCGGGCAATACCCAAGGGGGTGTGGAAGATGGCGCTGTTTGGAGGGAAGGAGAGCAACGTCTTCGAGGCAATTGAGAACCACCTTGAGGCCGTCAGGAAGACCCTTGAGAGCTTCAGAAAGCTTATGGAGGCTTACCTGAACGGCGACCTTGAGGGGGCCAAGGCCCTTGAGGAGGAGGTTTCAAAGCTGGAGAGCGAGGCCGACAACCTGAGGAGGAGCATAGAGCTGATGCTCTATGAAGGTGCCTTCCTCCCGGCGAGCAGGGGCGACTACGTCAGGCTGAGCGAGCTCGTTGATCAGGTGGCAGACGCCGCCGAGAGCGCCGCCCACGTGCTCATACTTGCCAAGCCAAAGGTTCCGGAGGAAATCAAGGATGGAATCATCGAACTGGTTGGCTCGGCGATAGAGACCTACGACGTCCTAATGGAGGCCGTGAAGGCCCTCAACAGGGATGTGGATGAAGCCCTCAAGCTCGCAAAGGAGACCGAAGACAGGGAGGAGAGGGCCGACGTCGTCGAATACCGCGTGAAGGCTGAGGTCTTTGAGAGTGAAACGATAACCACTTATGCCAAGCTCATCTGGAATCAGGTTCTCACGAAGATAGGCGACATAGCCGACCGCGCTGAGGACGCTTCAGACCAGGTCATGCTGATGGCGATAAAGAGGAGGGGATGATGGATGAAGGTGCTCGTTGCCGCGCCACTCCACGAGAAGGCGATAGAGGTTTTGAAAAAAGCCGGCTTTGAGGTCGTTTACGAGGAATACCCGGACGAAGAAAGGCTGATCGAGCTTGTAAAGGACGTGGACGCGATAATAGTGAGGAGCAAGCCCAAAGTTACCAGAAGGGTTATCGAGAGCGCGCCGAAGCTCAAGGTCATAGCGAGGGCCGGGGTTGGCCTCGACAACATAGATTTAGAAGCGGCCAAAGAGAGGGGCATCAAAGTCGTCAACAGCCCCGGGGCAAGCTCAAGGAGCGTGGCGGAGCTCGCCTTTGGCCTGCTCTTTGCAGTTGCCAGAAAGATAGCCTTCG of the Thermococcus sp. genome contains:
- a CDS encoding cation:proton antiporter; its protein translation is MVVEPELILYIAAMLAVAEVFGWIFARINQPVVLGQIVGGILLGIAMPPTEEVKDISMIGVLMLLFLAGLESSIDELKEAGKAGLSVAGIGVLVAFLMGFGIAYPFKGFQQALLYGALTTPTSVSLTVRVLMELDKLKTVEGNTILTAAIVDDILGIIVLTIVISALGEGGVKAVGIAEILLMVLLFLVLMVYAVPGIMDYLLRKVVRIGFADSTVTLSMASLFAFAYLAEHMNLASILGAYLFGLALSETEFRKPIFEHTRVIAHSLFVPLFFVDVGMNIPLKGLSSVGLFALLFSVVAILSKVIGCGLGALIAGLGSKSALRIGVGMIPRMGVELAMLAIALKEGIVGADAYVVIVLMIFLSTLITPTLLKAVFGGES
- a CDS encoding CBS domain-containing protein produces the protein MASENEEKPKLNIVKLSKMPLKLVMDEKFLRLSPDDRIEDLIKGLEHRTCAVVTDEAGKLLGFISVDEIINLIVPPTDYVLVGMDALKEAHFDWDRPVKEIMNPRPITLSPKDTLGYALGMMLETGVRQFPVVEKKKVVGTFSAQSVIRLLRVFSR
- a CDS encoding AbrB/MazE/SpoVT family DNA-binding domain-containing protein — translated: MTVEVVRLDDNGRLYLPASIRKKLRSREFYIEERNGEIVLVPVRKKIEKYWGIFKGENLTAEEIDRIAEEETEKLLRDEL
- a CDS encoding type II toxin-antitoxin system VapC family toxin translates to MKVYADVNVIYYILTANEEFGIRAKELVEEYYGRMITSALTVWQLHVLLRRKGNNRPELTNILSELGIKIVPLTPEILSEAEKCGRLDFDDAIHYATMKAHRIDVILSNDRDFDKIKEIKRVF
- a CDS encoding tetratricopeptide repeat protein; this translates as MDRLKAYIIGFIIVLLAIAAGIVWYGGWRLLLQVILVLGFLGVTLMLGFFTALTLYAESWKYGTLLAIFTAISAYGLYLSATWQKLNVVAGIIVFFIAVVAFGIWYISEPDLGLVDRFKSAESLEKAGKYKQAARKYEKAGNYLKAAEMYLKLGWLESAAWAYEKAGQYEKAAEIYEQLYEKEKDTYYLKEAHEYWKKAGNMERAAKALERYAEEEPWFWEDVAKLYEELGNEEKAREAWLKALEYYQKEAEEEGVFWEDVGNIARKLGMEELAREAYQKFLEYCLKEAEEDPMWWKHVAEAYEYLGEKEKAEEARRKYEEYRRRITKANEETSKSPEEKGE
- the otg gene encoding methylated-DNA--protein-cysteine methyltransferase, translating into MLSVERFRVLDRDVWIGVIFSGRIQGISFAFDRKTLFDRVREREEFLKRRGVEVSLDVRPSLYPEMVYRVLVGELENADLLGELSFEGVTPFERRVYEWLTKNVKRGSVITYGALAKALGTSPRAIGGAMRRNPYPIVVPCHRVVSRDGIGNYSSGVEEKRFLLKVEGVKKWTD
- a CDS encoding RNA methyltransferase, translated to MNLSVVLVEPEGPANIGMVARTMKNFGFSRLVLINPNLTDESYSYAVHATDVLERALVLEGFEEALELFDLAVGTTGKPGRGYIPARAPVMPWELRETLKGYSGSVGLFFGRESIGLKNEELERLDFTVTIPTSEAYPVMNLAQAVAVILYELSKERPEPAVEALKPAAREEKEHLVKTWAELLEVMDYPKDSERREVFVKVFRRFVGRAVLYGREVHTLIGPLRRARLKLEECEDAER
- a CDS encoding 2-dehydropantoate 2-reductase, whose protein sequence is MKVYVLGAGSIGSLFGALLARAGHDVTLIGREEHVKAVRERGLKITGVEEFTVYPKAEIYAPEEPPDLLLLTVKSYSTKTALECARHCIGENTWILSLQNGLGNEELALKVTDKVIGGVTTNGAMLTEWGKVRWTGRGITVIGKYPKGKHKFVEKVAETFRNAGLETKLTENVLGWKWAKAIVNSVINGLGTVLEVKNGLLREIPELEGISVEVAREGCIVAQQLGVEFEVHPLELLWDTIERTRENYNSTLQDIMRGKKSEVDYINGKIVEYASSIGLEAPRNELLWVLIKAKEKLNRGSGNTQGGVEDGAVWREGEQRLRGN
- a CDS encoding TIGR00153 family protein, with translation MALFGGKESNVFEAIENHLEAVRKTLESFRKLMEAYLNGDLEGAKALEEEVSKLESEADNLRRSIELMLYEGAFLPASRGDYVRLSELVDQVADAAESAAHVLILAKPKVPEEIKDGIIELVGSAIETYDVLMEAVKALNRDVDEALKLAKETEDREERADVVEYRVKAEVFESETITTYAKLIWNQVLTKIGDIADRAEDASDQVMLMAIKRRG